CTCTGGACCGTTCCCGACGACGACGTCGTCGCGCTCGTCGAGCTGCTGCAGCCGGAGGGGTTCGCCTTCGACGAGGAAGTCCGCCGCCGTTACACCGAGGCGGGCGGCGTCCGGACGCTCCGCGCCGGAAGCGCGCCCTCACCGCGCGGCCTCTTCGATGCGCCGCCCGCGGAAGCGCCCGCCCCTTCCGAGGATTGGACGGTCGGCCGGCTGAACCACGCCGCGAAGACGGCGCTCGAGGCCGCCTTCCCCGGGGCGTTCTGGCTCGTCGGCGAGATCGCCGGATGGAACCGCTCGCAGCACAAGCGCCACGTCGGCTTCTCCCTCCTCGAACGCGACGGCGAGGGCGAGCAAGACGCGCAGGTCGGCGCGATCCTCTTCGAGGGCGCTCGGCGCGAGATCGAGAAGAAGCTCGCGGCGGCCGGCGATCCGTTCCGACTCGAGGATGAGGTGACCGTGCGCGTTCGCGTGCGCGTCGACCTCTACGAGCCGTGGGGCGCGTACCGCGTCCAGATCGAGGACCTGGACGTCGCCTACACGATGGGCGAAGCGGCGCGCCGGCGCGAGGAGATCGTCCGCAAGCTCACCGCCGACGGCCTGCTCGGCCGGAACGCCGCTTTGCCGATGACGCCGCTCCCGCTCTCGATCGGGCTCGTCACGAGCCTCGGCTCCGACGCTTACCACGACGTCCTCCGCACGCTCCGCGAGAGCGGGTTCGCGTTCAAGGTCACCGTCCACGGCGCACGCGTGCAGGGACGGCAGACGGAACCCTCGGTCCTGAACGCGCTCGACTGGTTCCGGGCCCGGCAGGCGCACTTCGATGCGATTCTCGTCTGCCGGGGCGGCGGCTCGCGCACCGACCTCGCGTGGTTCGACACCGAGCGCCTCGGGCGCGCGGTGGCGCTCTTCCCCGTCCCGATCGTCGTCGGCATCGGGCACGAGCAAGACGTCTCGGTCCTCGACCACGTCGCGCGGCGCGCGAAGACGCCGACGGCCGCGGCGCTCCAGATCGTCGACGCGGTGCGCGCCGCTCAGGGCGCCGTCGAGGAGACCGGGCAGGCGATCCTCGCGGAGGCGCGATCGTCTCTCCATGCCGAGAAGCTCCACCGGCGCGACGCCGCTGCACGCCTCGCCCGCGCGGTCCGCGCGTTCCTCGACGTCGAGCGGGTCGAGGTCCGCCGGCGGCGCGACGCGCTGCGACGCGCGCCGACGCGCCGGATCGAGACGGCGCGCGCCGGGCTCCTCGCCGGAGCGCGTCAGCTCGGGCAAGGGGCGCGTCGCGACCTCGAAGGCGAGAGGCGGAGGGTCGACGACGGCGCCGCGCGCCTCGGACCGCGCGCCTCGCGCGCGCTGACGCTCGAGGGCGAGCGCACCGACGCCCGCGCGCGCCGCGTCCACCTCGTCGACCCCCGTCGCGTCGTCGAGCGCGGCTATGCGATCGTACGGTCGACGGCGGGGCGCGTGATCACCGATCCGGCGGCGGCGCCAAAGGGGACGCGTCTCACCGCTGAGTTGCGGGCCGGGCGCATCGCGGTCGTCTCGGAAGGGAGCGAGCCATGAGCAAGGGCAAGGGCGCCAAGGACGTCTCCTACGGCGAGGCCGCCGCGCGCCTCGAGGAGATCCTCCGCAAGATCGAGGAAGGGAAGGTCGACATCGACGAGCTGTCGGGGCTCGTCGCCGAGGCGGCCGGCCTCGTCACGCTCTGCCGCGAGAAGATCCACGCCGCCGAGGTTCAGGTGAAGACGATCACCGAGCAGCTCGAGCGCGACGTCGAGGCGGAAGCCGAGACGGCGGACGACGAGGGCAAGGCCAGCGAGGACATCCGCTATTGAACGCCGACGAGCTCTTCCGCGGGCGGCTGATCATGGCCCCGATGACGCGGGGCACCGACCTGCCGTTCCGCCTGCTGGCGAACGAGTGGGGAGCCGAGATCTGCCTCGGCGAGATGGCCTACGCTCACAAGACGATCGGGCGCGAGCGCGGCGACCTTCCGCTGCTCCGCCGCCACCCTTCGGAGAAGATCTTCGGCGCGCAGCTCGCGGGTAAGATCCCCGAGGTCATGGCCGAGTCGGCGCGCGTCGCCCAGGATCAGGGCGCCGACTTCGTCGACGTCAATTGCGGCTGCCCGATCGACGAGGTCACGCGCCGCGGCTTCGGCGCTTCGCTCCTGAGGAAGCCCGCGAAGATCGCCGCGGTCGTCGCCGCGATGAAGAAGGCCGTGACCGTCCCCGTGACGATCAAGCTGCGCCTCGGGTGGTCGGAGGGCGACTCCGACTACCTGAAGGTCGCGCGCGCGGCGACGGAGGCCGGTGCCGACGCGATCACGCTCCACGCGCGCAGCCGCGCCCAGCGTTACCGCCGCGCCGCGGACTGGGACCACGTCAAGGCGCTCGTCGAGACGGTGCAAGTCCCGGTGATCGGCAACGGTGACGTGTTCACCTGGCACGACGCGCAACGGCGGATCGAAGAAACGGGGTGCGCGGGCGTCATGGTCGGCCGCTGGGCGCTCGCCAAGCCGTGGATCTTCCGGGAGTACGCCGAGCGGCGCGACCTCGACCTCGACGTCGAAGCGCGTCTCGCCGTCCTCAAGCGCTACGTCGAGATCTGCCGCGGCTACTTCCGCGACGACGAGAAGGGCCGCGCGCGCACGCGCCGCTTCTTCGTCTTCCACCAGGATTTCTTCCGCCGCTACCGGCGCCACGCCGAGCGCGACGCGGTCAACGCCGACGATCCGCGCGCGTGGGGCGACGCGCCCGCCGGCGATCTCGAGGCTTGGCTGTGCCGGGCCGATGCCGCTGGGGTCGATGCGCTCGCGCGCTGGCTCGTCGACGGCGAAGAAACCGCGCCGCCGCCGGAAGCGGTCGACGCGCCGCGCGCCGTCAAGGTCGCTGCGCTAGGATAGGCCGCCTATGAAGACCTTCGCGGTGCTCGTCGCCCTCTCCTCGGTGCTCCTCCTCTCCGGTTGTCCCGATCAGGGAACGCCGAAGGATCCGCCTCCGGCGCCGCAGACCGCGCACGCGCAGCCACCTGCCGACTCGAAGCCGGCGCTCGGCGCCGTCGATCCGAACGCACCGCTGCCGCCGGGGCACCCCGCGATCAACGCGAATTCGGCGAGCTCGCTCCCGCCGGTTCCGGAAGGCGCGGGGTCGGGCGAGACCGCGCTCGCGTGGACCACGCCCGCCGGCTGGGTGTCGGTGACGCCCAGCTCGACGATGCGGCGCGCGCAGTACCGCGTCCCCGGAAAAGCGGGCGACGGCGAATGCGCCGTCTTCTACTTCGGGCCGGGGCAAGGCGGCGATCCGATGGCCAACGCGCAGCGCTGGGCGGGACAGTTCACCCTTCCCGACGGCCAGCCCGCGACCAGCGCCATGAAAACCTCGCAAATGGACGTCGGCGGCTTGAAGGTCACGATCGTCGAGGTCGCCGGCACGTACAGCGGCGGCATGACGATGGGGACCGAGCCCGCGAAGCCGCAGCCGGGCTATCGCCTCCTCGGTGCGGTTGCACCCGGTCCCGACGCGAACTGGTTCTTCAAGTTGACGGGCCCCGACGCCACGGTCGTCGAGCAGCGCGGCGCGTTCGAATCGATGGTGAAGTCGCTCAAGCACGGCGTGTGATCGTCCCCGCCGCCGCTCTCGTTCTCCTCGCGGCCGCGCCGGCCGTTCCGCCACTTCCTCCGGATTACCCGTTCAACAGGCCGGCGCCTTCGTGCCCGGCTTACCTCTCCGTCTGGACGTCGGCGGGCTCGCTCCAGGCCGGCGACGACTGGGACGCGGTGCTCCTCGAGATCCGCTCCGATCGCGCGCGCCTCACCGACATCTCGCTCCGCGCGGCGATCCCGCGGATGCCGACCGCCGAGGCCGACTGGTTCCTCTCGGACCCGCTCGATCCCGAAGCCTCCGCCTTCTCGGTCGCGACGCGCACGTACTCCGGCAAGCCGCTCGACGATCTCTGTCAATCCCTCGTGAAAGCGGGCATGACCGCGGTGACCTCGCGCGCCGCCGCCGACCTCAAGGTCGACGGCAAGACGCTCCTCATCGAGAACCTGAACGCCGGCGCGATCTTGAACGATCGCGACGGCCGTGTCGGCGCGCTCGCGAAGCCGCCCGACCCGCGCCCGCCCGAGCGCTTGCCCGTCATCCCGTACGACGAGCAGACGAAGCCCGGCCCCGGCACGCTGACCCAGCCCGCGCTCGACGCGAAGCAGACGAGCCAGACCGAGCGGCGCGATGTCTCCCCGAAGGACCCCGACCCCGATCATCCCGCCGATCCGGAGCGTGTCGCGCACGATGACGCCGAGCGTAAGGCGCTCGACGCCGCGCGCGACATCGTCTGGCGCCAGGCGCGCGGCGTCCACCCGACCGCCGGCGACCTCGAGGACATCCCCGCATCGCGGCGCATGCTCGCGCGCATGGCGGAGCTCGACGTCGAGGGGCTGCCCAAGGGGCTGCCGAGCGACTTCATCCTCGCCACCCTCGGCGCGCCGAAGGACTACGTCACCGCGCTCGCGATCGACGTCCTGAACTACGAGGACAACACCGATCGCCTCGCCGCGCTGAGATGGCTGGGCGACATGGCCGCACCGAGCGCCGTCGACGACCTCATCGCTCTCCTCCGCAAGCGCCCCGACGGCAAGCAGCTCCAGGAGGAGCAGGCGCTCGCGCTCCGCGCGCTCCTCAAGGCCTCCCCCGACCAGGCGCGCATGCAGGCGCTGCGGCTTCTCACCGCACCGCGCCGCGTCTGTCGCGCCGCGATGGGCGTGTTCTACTTCACCGAGCCTGCGCTCCGCCGCGAGCTGACGACTCTCGACTTCTCGAACCCCGACAAGGTCAAGGGGATGGCCGCTCGGATTCGCGGCCATCTCACCGTCAATGCGCGCGATCCGGACCTCAAGAAGGCGGCGGCCGGCGTGCAGAGCGCGCTCTACTAGCGTTTCGGGCCGCCGCACCGGAGCGAAACCATCCGGTAGAGCGGTCCGCTCACCGTATACTCTCGGCAACCGCCGGGGGCCTCTTGAAATTTCGTTTTCGCGTCGCTGCGATCGCGCTCCTTTCGCTCGCGGGCGTCCGGCCCGCCGCATCGCAGACGCCGGTCGATCTCGGCTTCGCGTCGGTGATCGGAGACGCGGTCGTCGATGAGGGCCGTGGGCTGATCTACGTCAGTCAGCCGTGGACCGATGACGTTCTGTTCGTTTCGACGCACTCGCTGACGGTCGTCGCACGCGTCCACGTTGGGCCGTCGCCCTACGGCCTCGATCTATCGCAAGACCGGTCGCGGCTCTACGTCGCTCTCGGCGGTTCGGGCAAGATCGCGATTCTGGATCCGGACACGCTTACACAAACCGAAATCCTTGTCGCCGAAGGGCTGGGGGACTTCCAGGTCTGGGACGTGCTCGAACGCAGCCAGGGAAACGTGCTCGTCTCCGGCAGCCAGGAGCTCCGCCCCGTGTCGATGGGGGTCGGGATCGTCCACGTCGATGAAGGCGGATGGTTCGAGAGGGTGGATCCGCAGGAGATCTTCGACATCCGTCCCTTCCTGGCGTTGAGTCCCGATCGTGGTTTTCTCTATGTCGGACAAGACGAGTACCCACTCCACATTCCCGCGGCGAGCGAGAAGACCCTCACGAAGATCGACCTCAGTACCACGACACCGCCGGGGCTGTTCGGACATCGGACGTGGGAAACGGTCGACGTCCTCTATCAGCTCGAACCCTCGCCGGACGGATCACGTATTTTCCTCGCGAACGGCGAGGTCCTCTCGACCTCCGTCCTCGAGACGGTCGCCTCCGCGCCTCCCGGCGTCCACGAGCTGAGCGCGGACGGATCGATCCTTCACATCGCGACAGCGCCGGGGACGCTGGCGCGCTGGAATGCTCAGACGCTGGCCCCGATCGACACGACGACTCTTCCGTGTTCGTTCCAATACGTCGAACGCTTGGCCGTGTGGAACGGGGGAAGCGATCGCGTCGTCGCCGGCGACGATCACCTCTGCGGGTTCGTCACCACGACGGCATGCAGCGGGCCGCCGCAACCTGCCGCGTCACCCGACCCGGCGGACGCCGGAGCGAAGCCCGCTCTTCGCGGCACGCTGCGGTGGCAGGGGAACGACTCATCGTGTCCCGAGACCTTCGACGTCCGCCTGGGCACCGACGACCCGCCCACGACGACCGTTTGCTCGGGCCTTCACGAGCGCGCCTGCGACCCGGGACAGCTCACCGCGGGCGCGACGTACCACTGGCAGGTGGTCGCCACAAACGCCACGGGTAGAACGGCTGGCCCGATCTGGTCGTTCGTCGCTGCGCCTCCGCCCACTCCTCCGCCGTACGTGGCGAAGGTCGAGCTCGAGGCGAAGGCGCACGACGCGGTGCTCGACGTCGCGCGCGAGCGCGTCTACGTCAGCTTGCCCGCGCTCGACGCGGTCGTAGCCATCTCGACTCGCACATTCCAGGTCGCGGATCAATTCACGATCGGCCCGAGCCCGCGCGGGCTCGACCTGTCACCCGACGGTGAGCGCCTCTATGTTGCGCTTCAAGGATCGGGCGAGCTCGGCATCATCGATCTTGCGACCCGTAATGTGCGTCGCATCCCATTCGGCGAGGCCATGAATTCTCTCCAATCTTGGGACGTCGCGGCGTCGCCGGACGGCCGGGTGTTCATGACCGCCAATGGGATCGACTTCGGCGACATGAGCTTCACGGCCTACGTGCGCCCCGACGTCAACATGGCTCCCGTGCGTGTCGGGCTCGATCTCTGCGGTCCGATCCTCGCCGCGACGAGCGACAATCGCCGCCTCTTCATCTCGGAGCCGACCTGCACACCCGACGAGATCGACGCGCGCGACCTCACGACGGAAGACGCCGCGATGGTGCGTACCGAGACCGACTATCTCTATCCGTGGTACTGGACAGGTTCGTTCACGCCGTCCCCCGACGGAAAGCGCCTCTTTCTTCACGGCGGCGTCGTCCTCGACAGCGATCGCCTTTGGCCCGTGGGATGGCTGGCGTACGGACCGTGGATTCTCAATCCGGCCTACGGTCTCAAGGCCTTCGGCCCCGATCCGAACGTCATTTGGTCGGCGACGGAGCCGGATTCCCTGACTTCTTGGGACGCGAACAGCTACTCCTTCCTCGACGCCTACACAGTTCCGTGCGCGTTCCAGGAGATGACCAAGCTCTTCGTCCTCCCCGACGGCGGCTGGCTCGTCGTCGGAGACGATCTCGTCTGCGGGCGCGTGCAGCAATCCCCCTGCGCGACCACCCCGGCCGTTCCTGGTCAGCCGATCCCGCAGGACGGCGCGACGGACGTTTCGCCGAGGCTCAAGCTGCAATGGTCGGGCACCGGATCAGAAGCGTGTCCGACGACGTACACGGTGAAGCTCGGCGCCCATGGCATCGCGACCGACGTCGTCTGCCAAAGCACCCCTCATACCGTCTGCGATCTCGGATCCTCGCTTGCACCGAACACGACCTACACGTGGCAAGTCGAGGCGACGAACGACGCGGGAACGGTCACCGGCCCGGCGTTCTCGTTCTCGACCGGCGCGTTCGCGACGCCCTTCCCGTCGGTGATCGCGTCCCACCTCCCCCGCTATCCCACGGACATCGGGATCGACGCCTCGCGTCACCGAATCTATGCGGCGTTTCCAGACACGGAACGGCCGGAGATCGCTTCGATCGCGGGCGAATGCGGCACAGTTGTCGGCGCCTACCCCGTCGACAGCCGCCTCTATAGCTTCGTCGTGGGCTTGGACGGCCGCCATCTCTACGGCACGTTGTACGACGGCAGCGCGCTCGAGATGATCGATCTCGACACCGGGACTCGATCGCAATTCGGCTTGTGGGGCGACGATCCGTCACGTCGGCCGAACTACTTGGTCGAGCAGGCCCCGGGTCAGTTCTTCGTCACTGCGAAGGCTGATCGCCCGTTCATGTACCGCGTCGACCTCAACACACAGTCCAGCGTCGGGGTCACGCCGCCCGACATCTACTTTGGCGGGGGAAACCCTTTCGTCGCTCCGGGCGACAAGTACCTTTACACCAGCAATGAGTACACACCGTCGATGTTCAAGTTCGACACGAGTCGCCCGGGCACACCGCTCGTCGCACACAATCTATTCACCGAGGCGATCGGCTCGGTCCTCCCCGACGGGAAGCGGATCATCTCGAGCGACGGCGTCGTCTACCGCGCCGGGACGCTGCTCGAGGAGGGATCGCGCGTCTCGCCGGGGCCGTCCAGCCCGTCACCGAGCGGCGATGTGGTCTACGTCGGGCGGCAGAGCGACGGCGGCAGCGTCGAGGTGTGGGACACGAGTTCTTGGACGCTCCTTCGGACCATCCCACTCGGCTGTCCGAACATCCAGGCTTGGATGCCGATCAACCGCCTCCTGACGCTCCCCGGCGACACGGGCTGGCTCGTACAAAGCCTCCAGGAGCTCTGCATCTTCTCTTACGATCCGGATTTCGACGGACGCCTGAACGGCGCCGACGACGTTCCGCTCGATACCGACGGCGACGGCCAGCCCGACAGTTGCGATCGTTGCCCCACGGTACCCGAGGCCATCGCCCGCGACACCGACGAGGATTTGATCGGCGACGCCTGCGACAACTGCCCCACGGCGTTCAACCCAGCCCAGACCGACGGCGACGCCGATGGTATCGGCGACGCCTGCGACAACTGCCCCACGATCGCCAACGCAGATCAAAGGGACGGTGACGGCGACGGCATCGGCGACCTCTGCGACAACTGTCCGAACATCGCGAATGCGAACCAGAACGACTACGACGGCGACGGAATCGGCGATGCGTGCGAGCTTGGCATCCCACTCGTCGATGCCGACGGGTCAGGGCGCGTGGACGGGCTCGATCTAGCGCGCCTCGGCCGCGCTTTCGGCGCAATGTCCACCGACGCGCGCTTCGACCGCGGCGTGGACTTCAATCGCGACGGCATCGTCGACGGGATCGATCTGGCCATGCTCTCGGCGATGTTCGGACGGTCGGTGCCAACGCATTGAGGGCGTAGAGCCGGCGCGAGCTGACGATGCTGGACTTCACGAACCCCGACAAGGTCAAGGGAATGGCCGCTCGGATTCGCGGCCATCTCACCGTCAATGCGCGCGATCCCGACTTGAAGAAAGCCGCTGCGGGTGAGCAGAACGCTTACTGAGACTCATGGACACGCCGACGGCGACGCCGCGATCTCCGCGTCCCGCGCGCCTTGCTGGCTCGCCAGTCCCTCGTCGTAGGTTCCCGGTGCCGTGCAGTCGACGCCGCGGACGAGGTACCAGAAGCCGTCACCCAGCGCCGGAGTAGCGGCGTCACTGGACGTCGGCGTGAGCGAGTCGTTCGCGACGCACTGGTCCAGCGTCGAGAAGTCACCCGCCGAGCTGCGTAGCGTCGACAGAAGGCCCCGCACCGTGTCGTAGCGATCGGCACCCGCGACCGCCGCCCAGGTGAACGTCTCGGTGGCGCCGCTCTTCGACGCGCTCACCGAAGGCCGGCCCGCGGGTGCGATGAAGCCGTCGTCGATCGCGCCGTTGCAGTTGTTGTCCTTCCCGTCGCACACCTCGGGGTTGCCGGGGAACATCGTCGGGTCGGAGTCGTTGCAGTCGCCGCTCGCCGCCACGTAACCGTTGGGCTGCGAGCAGGCCGCCAGAAACACGCTCGAGTTGCCGTAGCCGTCGCCGTCGGCGTCGCGGTAGTAGGTGACGAGCTGGCACGACGTCCTGATGTCGATTCCCTCCGGGCCGTTCCCCGGAAGCGAGATCCACCGCGTTCGCGGGAAGATCGGATCGGTCGTCGAGAAGCGCATGCGCCACTTGTAAGCGGTGAGCGGATCGAGACCGGAGACGAGCCGGTTGAAATTGACGTCGGCGCCGGAGCCGTCGGTCGTGCCGGTGTCGAAGGCGTTGCCGTGGACGTACGTCCCGGTAGCGATCGGCGTTCCGAGCGGCGCGACCTCGTGGTCCATCGAGATCATCGCGCGCCCGCGCGCGTTGCGGCCGCGCGCGAGGATGCGGAAGCGGTCCGACGAGCCGCTCGATCCGAGGAACGCGACGGGGCCGGTGCCGGCGCCGTTGTAGTTGCGCGGGATGAAGTCGAGGCCATCGCCGCCGCCGCCGAGGTAGACGAACGCGCTGCCGCCGGACGTGCCGTCGGGCGCGCCGATGACGACGTCGGAGAAGCCGTCGCCGTTGACGTCGCCGGCCATCGCGAAGGATTGGCCGAACTTCGTGTTCGCGGCACCGGTGACGCTCCAGCCGGCGGTGTTGCCGAGTCCGGTCGCGGAGCCGAAGTGGATCTCGATCGCGCTGAATTGACCGACGGTGAGAATGTCGGAGAAGCCGTCGCCGTTGACGTCGCCGGCGAGGCGCGCGTTGACGACCGAGAACGTCAGCGCCTGGTCGGGGGTCGTCATCGACAGCCCGGCGGGTCCGCCGAGGTAGAGCGCGTCGGTGGTTCCCGAGGCGTCGGAGTGGTGGTACACGACGTCGTCGTAGCCGTCGCCGTCGACGTCGCCGGCGGCGTGAACCGATGAGGAGAAATCTCCGAATTCGGTCCAGTCGTCGTTCTGGTCCATGCGCGGTGCGCCGCCGTAGTAGACGCGCGACGATTGCGCGCCGAGCCCGGTGTAGTCGTTGGTCAGGACGTCCGACAGGCCGTCTCCGTTGACGTCGCCGGCGGCCTCGACGTTCTCACCGTCGAGGAACTCGACCGGCGTCTGATGGACCCCGGTCGCGGAGCCGTAGTAGATCCTCGTCCCGTCGTTGACGCCGCCCGAGACGCCGATGTCGGCGAAGCCGTCGCCGTTGACGTCGCCGACGCCCGCGACCTCCGAACCCAGGTTCTGGTTCACGATGCTCTCGGTCCGCGAGAACGCCGGTGTCGTGCTCACGCCGCCGACACCGCCGTGATAGACGTAGAACTTCCCTTCCTCGCCGCCGCTCTGAACGTTGAAGTGCGGCTCGCCGACGATGACGTCGTCGTAGCCGTCGCCGTTGACGTCGCCCGCCCCGGCCACGGAATCGCCGAAGCCGCCGTGGAACTGGAAGCCGTCGAGCGTCGTCGCCGGAACGGTCGACGGACCGGTCGCGGTCCCGAGGAAGATGAACGCCGCGCCGAGATCGGCACCGCCGTACTGCGGATCGCCGACGATGATGTCGGTGAACCCGTCGGCGTTGACGTCCCCCGCCGAGGCGACGCTCCAGCCGAAGTTCTCGGTCTGCGTCGTGTCGGCGCCGTGGAGCGCCGCGAGCGACGTGGTCGACGGTCCGTCGCCCGAGCCGAGGAAGAGCCAGGCGCGGCCCTCGTCGGTCTGGCCGTGATCGTAGCTTGCGGCGCCGACGATGAGATCGCCGTAACCATCGCCGTTGACGTCGCCCGCGGCGAAGACCGCGCCGAGCGCGTCGTTCGCCTGATCGCCGGTGAACGTCCAGCTCGGCGTCGTGCCGATCCCGCTCGGCGACCCCTGGAAGACGCGGATCTGCCCCGCGTTCGCGAGCCCTCCCGAGGTGAATCCGGGCGCGCTCGCCGCGACGTCGGCGAAGCCGTCGCCGTTGACGTCGCCCGCCGGCGCGACCGACGAGCCGAGGCCCGCGCTCACCGATCCGCCGTTCAGTGTCTGCGCCGCCGCCGAGCCGAGGCCGGTCGACGATCCGCGGTAGATGTACACGCGGCCCTCGCC
This portion of the Candidatus Polarisedimenticolaceae bacterium genome encodes:
- the xseB gene encoding exodeoxyribonuclease VII small subunit, which encodes MSKGKGAKDVSYGEAAARLEEILRKIEEGKVDIDELSGLVAEAAGLVTLCREKIHAAEVQVKTITEQLERDVEAEAETADDEGKASEDIRY
- a CDS encoding FG-GAP-like repeat-containing protein; translation: MRRNGILGTIAASLLSFSLVSAAAGVDEAWLARVKDNLERMEYEFHALPSGTISAPNRAQGFRVGTTAAGIVVTPREGGEGWRLGLEAARWGRSGSETALASGVFTRTGAAISFSRDALVERYVNDAAGLEQVLEIPARMPGSAPLVVSLKLTGDLLGRADATGSAILFADPAGKPLLKLGELHVIDAGGRELPARFRLAPESLSIEIDDRDAAYPITVDPLLTSATWSVESNQVSAFFGSSVATAGDVNGDGYSDVIVGAPQYDNGQVDEGRVFLYFGSPSGLPLTATRTFESNQADARFGSSVSTAGDLNADGYDDFAVGAERWDGTQVDEGAVFVYTGSISSVGIVLAKTLTAGNAGARFGTSIAYGGDVDGDGNDDLVVGAPYYTNGQSHEGAVYVFLGDASTVIAAGTPFHVESNQVDANLGIHVAGGVDVNADGFDDVFAGAWQWDTATLVDAGRVLGFYGSASGLSTTPSWTEDGSGGLFGCSVAGVGDTNGDGFADIAIGASSFTSSFSGEGRVYIYRGSSTGLGSAAAQTLNGGSVSAGLGSSVAPAGDVNGDGFADVAASAPGFTSGGLANAGQIRVFQGSPSGIGTTPSWTFTGDQANDALGAVFAAGDVNGDGYGDLIVGAASYDHGQTDEGRAWLFLGSGDGPSTTSLAALHGADTTQTENFGWSVASAGDVNADGFTDIIVGDPQYGGADLGAAFIFLGTATGPSTVPATTLDGFQFHGGFGDSVAGAGDVNGDGYDDVIVGEPHFNVQSGGEEGKFYVYHGGVGGVSTTPAFSRTESIVNQNLGSEVAGVGDVNGDGFADIGVSGGVNDGTRIYYGSATGVHQTPVEFLDGENVEAAGDVNGDGLSDVLTNDYTGLGAQSSRVYYGGAPRMDQNDDWTEFGDFSSSVHAAGDVDGDGYDDVVYHHSDASGTTDALYLGGPAGLSMTTPDQALTFSVVNARLAGDVNGDGFSDILTVGQFSAIEIHFGSATGLGNTAGWSVTGAANTKFGQSFAMAGDVNGDGFSDVVIGAPDGTSGGSAFVYLGGGGDGLDFIPRNYNGAGTGPVAFLGSSGSSDRFRILARGRNARGRAMISMDHEVAPLGTPIATGTYVHGNAFDTGTTDGSGADVNFNRLVSGLDPLTAYKWRMRFSTTDPIFPRTRWISLPGNGPEGIDIRTSCQLVTYYRDADGDGYGNSSVFLAACSQPNGYVAASGDCNDSDPTMFPGNPEVCDGKDNNCNGAIDDGFIAPAGRPSVSASKSGATETFTWAAVAGADRYDTVRGLLSTLRSSAGDFSTLDQCVANDSLTPTSSDAATPALGDGFWYLVRGVDCTAPGTYDEGLASQQGARDAEIAASPSACP
- a CDS encoding tRNA-dihydrouridine synthase family protein, whose protein sequence is MNADELFRGRLIMAPMTRGTDLPFRLLANEWGAEICLGEMAYAHKTIGRERGDLPLLRRHPSEKIFGAQLAGKIPEVMAESARVAQDQGADFVDVNCGCPIDEVTRRGFGASLLRKPAKIAAVVAAMKKAVTVPVTIKLRLGWSEGDSDYLKVARAATEAGADAITLHARSRAQRYRRAADWDHVKALVETVQVPVIGNGDVFTWHDAQRRIEETGCAGVMVGRWALAKPWIFREYAERRDLDLDVEARLAVLKRYVEICRGYFRDDEKGRARTRRFFVFHQDFFRRYRRHAERDAVNADDPRAWGDAPAGDLEAWLCRADAAGVDALARWLVDGEETAPPPEAVDAPRAVKVAALG
- a CDS encoding thrombospondin type 3 repeat-containing protein, which codes for MKFRFRVAAIALLSLAGVRPAASQTPVDLGFASVIGDAVVDEGRGLIYVSQPWTDDVLFVSTHSLTVVARVHVGPSPYGLDLSQDRSRLYVALGGSGKIAILDPDTLTQTEILVAEGLGDFQVWDVLERSQGNVLVSGSQELRPVSMGVGIVHVDEGGWFERVDPQEIFDIRPFLALSPDRGFLYVGQDEYPLHIPAASEKTLTKIDLSTTTPPGLFGHRTWETVDVLYQLEPSPDGSRIFLANGEVLSTSVLETVASAPPGVHELSADGSILHIATAPGTLARWNAQTLAPIDTTTLPCSFQYVERLAVWNGGSDRVVAGDDHLCGFVTTTACSGPPQPAASPDPADAGAKPALRGTLRWQGNDSSCPETFDVRLGTDDPPTTTVCSGLHERACDPGQLTAGATYHWQVVATNATGRTAGPIWSFVAAPPPTPPPYVAKVELEAKAHDAVLDVARERVYVSLPALDAVVAISTRTFQVADQFTIGPSPRGLDLSPDGERLYVALQGSGELGIIDLATRNVRRIPFGEAMNSLQSWDVAASPDGRVFMTANGIDFGDMSFTAYVRPDVNMAPVRVGLDLCGPILAATSDNRRLFISEPTCTPDEIDARDLTTEDAAMVRTETDYLYPWYWTGSFTPSPDGKRLFLHGGVVLDSDRLWPVGWLAYGPWILNPAYGLKAFGPDPNVIWSATEPDSLTSWDANSYSFLDAYTVPCAFQEMTKLFVLPDGGWLVVGDDLVCGRVQQSPCATTPAVPGQPIPQDGATDVSPRLKLQWSGTGSEACPTTYTVKLGAHGIATDVVCQSTPHTVCDLGSSLAPNTTYTWQVEATNDAGTVTGPAFSFSTGAFATPFPSVIASHLPRYPTDIGIDASRHRIYAAFPDTERPEIASIAGECGTVVGAYPVDSRLYSFVVGLDGRHLYGTLYDGSALEMIDLDTGTRSQFGLWGDDPSRRPNYLVEQAPGQFFVTAKADRPFMYRVDLNTQSSVGVTPPDIYFGGGNPFVAPGDKYLYTSNEYTPSMFKFDTSRPGTPLVAHNLFTEAIGSVLPDGKRIISSDGVVYRAGTLLEEGSRVSPGPSSPSPSGDVVYVGRQSDGGSVEVWDTSSWTLLRTIPLGCPNIQAWMPINRLLTLPGDTGWLVQSLQELCIFSYDPDFDGRLNGADDVPLDTDGDGQPDSCDRCPTVPEAIARDTDEDLIGDACDNCPTAFNPAQTDGDADGIGDACDNCPTIANADQRDGDGDGIGDLCDNCPNIANANQNDYDGDGIGDACELGIPLVDADGSGRVDGLDLARLGRAFGAMSTDARFDRGVDFNRDGIVDGIDLAMLSAMFGRSVPTH
- the xseA gene encoding exodeoxyribonuclease VII large subunit is translated as MSREVFHDGERSLRIRFSFDRRLVDLVKSLTRRRWLAEDKLWTVPDDDVVALVELLQPEGFAFDEEVRRRYTEAGGVRTLRAGSAPSPRGLFDAPPAEAPAPSEDWTVGRLNHAAKTALEAAFPGAFWLVGEIAGWNRSQHKRHVGFSLLERDGEGEQDAQVGAILFEGARREIEKKLAAAGDPFRLEDEVTVRVRVRVDLYEPWGAYRVQIEDLDVAYTMGEAARRREEIVRKLTADGLLGRNAALPMTPLPLSIGLVTSLGSDAYHDVLRTLRESGFAFKVTVHGARVQGRQTEPSVLNALDWFRARQAHFDAILVCRGGGSRTDLAWFDTERLGRAVALFPVPIVVGIGHEQDVSVLDHVARRAKTPTAAALQIVDAVRAAQGAVEETGQAILAEARSSLHAEKLHRRDAAARLARAVRAFLDVERVEVRRRRDALRRAPTRRIETARAGLLAGARQLGQGARRDLEGERRRVDDGAARLGPRASRALTLEGERTDARARRVHLVDPRRVVERGYAIVRSTAGRVITDPAAAPKGTRLTAELRAGRIAVVSEGSEP